The Coffea arabica cultivar ET-39 chromosome 2c, Coffea Arabica ET-39 HiFi, whole genome shotgun sequence genome includes the window TTTCTTAGAAATTGCATTGATTACTCCATCCTATTAGTATTTGAAAAGAAACGAATTGATTGCTTTAGAATTCAGTTGCATCTACCAATAGTGGACAAAAACTTACAGGTAACAATGCAAAAATACTAGTCTTGCATTtgaaaaaggcaagaaaactGAGATGCAGATATTAAAGATGTTTAATGACTTGTATGAATTAATTTATTACCTTTGAGGTAAGCATCTTTAGGAGTAGCACATTCTAACACAGTTTATAATGTATTTGTTAGAAAATCTTGGGAGCTGATatcctaattaaaaaaaattttcagttaATTTCTATAAGACTTTTTCTCTCAGCCAACTTTGGTTTGAGAAGAATTATTTGTTTTAGGAGATACTGAAGTTATTATTTTCTCTTTTAAGCATCATCGTCTtaacaagaaaaataacaaattgTTGCAGAGACCCCTCTTTGGAGAAGTGGACCACCAGAGAAGCCCGTTTTATGCAATGCTTGTGGATCAAGGTGGAGAACAAGGGGAACACTTGAAGATTATAttccaaaacatgcaattaaagacCCTGAGAACGATCATTCAGGTAAATTGCCCTCAAAGCTAAACCAAATTAGCTCTTCCTCGTGTCATAGCCAtgaacaacctccaattctTGAGTCAAATATTGCTGGACAAGAACTACTTTTGCCTGTTCTTGGAGATGGTACGGGCAATGGAGAAAGTACACCTATTGGAGCAACATTTTCTGACAACTTTACTCGAGTGCAAACTATAGAAGGTAAAGTTCTTTTGAATTGTAACACATGGTCTTCTTGAATTTTGGTGGTATCATTTGCATGCTACAAAATTAACAATGTATTTTGACTCTGAATGTGGTCATTTTGCAATTGCTTTTTAGCAAGCCTGTCCAGTTTAGTTGTCATTTGGCACGGATTAATGCACCTAATGAGGAATAATGAGATCCAAGTTAGTTAAAAAGCGAGaaactgttttactgaaatacatAAAATTTTTTGCTCATATTTGTCAGTAATTCGTGaggtttatttttcttttctcgttTGACATATCAAACGTTTTCATTTGGTAATAAGTGAGTCCAGTGttgaaatttgtttttttttttgggacaaaCACAAACTTGAGGTAAgaataaacaaaaaactaagaaaCTATTCATTGCAATTTTGGATGGAGAAATTTTACGTTTTCAAATACCTCTTTGATAGACAAGTCATCGGCAGCATCATAGCTTAAAGGGTTTCTTAAGAGGCCATGATGTTTTTCAGGTTCCAAAAATATCAGATAATCTAATCCTCATCTCATATCAGTTTTCATCACACatgatcaaatttcatggaagtAATTATGGTAATATATAAATCCATTACTACAATGGTCTAgtctttctgcaattttcccatTTTGCAGAAGCAGTCGAATTCCCGCTCTGGGATGGCAACAATGTGTTTAAGAGGAAGAGATCAATCCTTGACCAGCATATCATGTCTCCTACTGAAATGCTTCACCAGCAACTTTACTATGCTTTGCAAGATTCACAGGCTGCTGCTGGAGACTACTGCAATGGTGAAGAAGTACTGATTTTCGAGCGCATTAACCATTACATACCAGAAAATGAGATAGGTCTTGGATGCATATTGCTCCAGCCACCTGCTTCTCCTACCAAGAATTTCAAACCGCAGTCTTAAATTAATGCCTGCTTGTTCACCTGGTTGTGCTGCCAACTGCCAAATCCATAATTTAACTTTATAATTTCTGCCATGAAGTGTACGATTATAGTGCATATGCCTTGCAACTATGTTTTTTGGTGGTGAACCATGCTGGAGACCAAAACCATATGTTTGTGCTTGGTGGATTTGGGATTATGAAAGACTAGTATTGTGTCAAGTACTTTTATTCATGTTGGATTGAATTCTATGTTTTTGTCTTGGTTTTCTCTCAATACCTTGATTTATTGTATAACTTTCTAGTCTTAGATATGAAAATCATGCACTGATCATGAGATGATTGGTTAACCTACAATTAACAACGCTTGAGACTATATGATTAGTTGATGAACTATTGTATCAATGCAGATCAAAGAACTCATTTCATAGTTCCTATTTAGTACTTGTCAATTTAATATAGCTCCTAGGATTTTCTAGTTAAATAGAAATTTAAGCAATAACGCCTAAATTCAAATATGGAGCAATCAATGAAAGGACTAGAATTTTGCAAGTAACAAACAAAAGAGATAATGTACTTTAACACTTaaaattaatgaattcaaatcttAAGGTATTCAAActgtttgataaccaaaaattgaacatctaaattaattaagtggtgctgaattttctaggcaaaacttgctctcaaaattaagtgataagctattcacttatcactgaatgtgatatgcactcaaatgtattaaatttaatacttgataattcaataatttaatggattcagattttaaatttcagttttcacaCTTCAATCTTATCAAATGCGTCCTTAGTCTACTAAAGTTTGGTCCTAGTGTTACAATCATAACACTTTGCCAATACTATTaaaccaaatcagttccaaagtTTCAATCTTGCCCTTACGTCCATTATTTACCGTATTTCCCTTTTCACGGCCGAAGCTTTCTCCTATCACAAATTTTAGAGAggtaaacaaatttttttttggggaaatcAAGGAGTCCTAAAATATACAGCTTCTGTTCACAAAAATCAGTAAATTAGACACCTTGCTACTGTTGAAGGTACCCTTCCTCAAGTTATGAATATCAATAAAATAAGTTGAGATTGAAATATGGTTAAATATTTTATCTCCCACATGCATGTCGTGGATATTTGAAGATATCTAgggaatttatatttttttgttattaaatttaattGGAGTTTTACTTAGTATACTTAATTTACTACTAATCGTTGTTGGATTGCGTAGCAGTATTGTTTTCCAGTTGGCCAAATTAAGTGAAGTGGACCTTTTCAAAGTTTTGGGTAGAATTTCTCATTTCCATACTTGGAACTTAAACCTGAAATAGGTTTGAATCACAAGAAGTCCCCTaaggtttggtgtgttttgtaATTTAGTTCCTAACGTTTTATTTTTCACACTTTATCTCCTCTGTTAGTCCACCTTAGCAAATGGACCAGCAAAACATTTTAGTTGACAAAAATATCCACATTTTAATCGTTTAAATTTCTGACAAAAATGGCACTCTTCATATCCTATAAAGAAGCTACCCTCAAAAGTTTTTGAGTATGTTTTGACCATTCATCAcatcaaaagcaaaaaatcTCTCATTCATCCACAAAACTTGCAactaaaatagaaaagaaaaaaatgcctAAGTTTCTTCGAATTCATTTCCTTCCTTTTCATCTAGATGTTGTTCATCACGCCCCATAGAGGAGTTAATCTAAGAAACCTGTGGATGTGGTAAAATATCACCTTTGAAAAGATGTTGGACACCAAAAAATTCTGAAACGAGATTTATTGGATATTCAAATTACAAGGTTTAATTTTTACGACAAATAATTTAAATTGCGCAATTCTTTTTTCTTAATCTAGATTCATCATGCATGTGATTACTTCAAATGGATAGATCCAGAACTTTGtgcaaaaaaagataaatatgTGCTATATTCGATCCGAACATATGGGCATTTATGtttgtttattatttttgcAGGAATAGCATTATTTTTTTGATATCAACTGTCAGCACTGTTACTAAATAGTCAAAAGGattaagtgaaaaaaaaaaaggatggggAGGTAAACTACAAAATACACCAAACCATATGAGACTTCTTGTGAGTTGTGATTAATCCCCTGAGATTATAAGCACTATTTAGGAGTAAGCCATGGTTGACTTCTTTGTCACCAGTGGCCATTGTAGATTGACCCAAGCTATGTCTGAATGACTAAGTCAACTGATCCTTTCTAAAGATAGATTAGTTCAACATCTTCAGTCCAAGTCCGGACCCGATGATATACTGATATATGGAGTAATCAATTTCCTGCAGTAAAATATTGAAAACTACAAAATTTTCTTCAACAAGAACATTATCTCCATCATGGGTCAAAACTTTATTTCAGTGGAAGTCTTACACAACCAAAGTGCGCGTAATGACCTTGCCCTATAGAATACGCTACTACTACTGTGTAAGTTTGCTAGCCAAGTCTGTCCATGCAAAAACCAGCATAAAAGAAACCTAGTCAAATGATCATCTAGAAGGGAAAACAGAATATTTGTATCAGCCACGTAATTGGAGGTGAAATTTTTCAACAAGAATCAGAGAAACGCTAAGAGGCCCAGTGTttaaaaaggaggaaaatatCTTTTCACTCAGATAAGGAGGAAATGGAGTTAAAGTCTATCCTTTTATTAATGATTCTCCATGGATTGATGCAGGGAATTTTGTGTTCCAGTCGTTCCAGTTTGCCTAGTAGTGACAAATTTTCgcaaagaaaactggaaaatgattcTTTTTGTCCTTTGGACTTTGAAGAGTTCGGGAAAATTGTGGCCAGAAATCCTGTTGCTCTGCAATTTACTGATGTTCCCAATGAGTGTCATTCCCTTCTTGAAGCTGTTCGCATGATTCGATCAGAGTATCTCCGTAAAACAGGATACTTTACCTTTCCTGTTAATGCGTCCGAGCCTTGTTGGGATGAGTATCAGTCTCTTGTCAACGAATACATAGAATCATTTGACGTAAGATCCGACTGTGTGACATTCAGACTCCATGGATTTCGAATGTTTGCATGAATATATCAACACAATCACAGTTTGAGGCCTTGGTTCCTGAAGCCCAGTTGCAGGGACTAATTAAATCATGTAATCAATCCTTGAATGATGATTCTTCTTGTGTCCCCTGTCTTGCTGCTGTGTCAAGCATTCAGTCGGCTTATTTTCGTGGCAATGAAATCAGCAATGTATCAGATTGCTCCGGTTTTCCAACCATGTATGCTGCTGCTTTTGCTAATCAGTTTGGACCAGCTGATTTAGACGCCATCAAGTGTTTGTTTTCGTTCGATTACTCATCATTAAGGTACAGGTAGTGCTAATCGGTTCTGTCGTTGGATTGCTGTTGGTCATTCCAATTATTTGGCTTCTATGCAGACAGCAGAGAAAATATTGGATTCAGAAAGATCACACGAGAAGAGAGATTAAAGATGATAAAGCTTCTGCTTTCAAGTTACACAGCGGAAGCATTACTTTCGTCAGGTTCAACATTGAggaattgaaacaagctacatGGAATTTTTCCAGGGAGAATCTAGTTGGAACAGGTGGATATGGGAATGTCAACAAAGGAATTTTAGCAGACGGCTCTGAAGTAGCATTGAAAACGTTCAAGAATTGTTCAGTTGCAGGGGATGCAAACTTCGGACACGAAGTAGAGGTAATTGCTAGTGTTAGGCATGTAAATCTTGTAGCTTTGAGAGGCTACTGTACAGCGACATCACCTCCATTAGGTCACCAGAGAATAATCGTGTGTGATTTATCCAAAATGGAAGTCTACATGATCATCTCTTCAGCCCAAGAGCCAAAGAGCTTAGCTGGCCTATTCGCAAAAAGATTGCCTTAGGGATTGCACGTGGATTGGCTTATTTACATAACGACCTACAACCTGCAATCATCCACAGAGACATCAAAGCAAGCAACATACTACTCGATGAGTCTTTTGAGCCAAAACTGGCAGATTTTGGCCTGGCAAAGTTTACCCCAGATGGATTCTCACATTTTAGTACAAGGGTTGCTGGTACAGTAGGTGATGTTTACAGCTTTGGGGTTGTACTTCTTGAGCTGTTGAGTGGCAAGAAAGCAGTTATTTCAATTGACGCAGATCATCAGACTATACTTTCGGCAGATTGGGCTTGGTCACTTGTGAGGGAAGGTCGAGCTCTGGAAATTATTGATGAAAAATTGACAGAGATAGACCCCTCAGAAGTAATGGAGAAACATGTTCTGGCTGCTATTCTTTCTGTTCATCCTCTCCAACATGCCAGGCCAACCATGAATCAACTTGTGAACATGTTGGAAACTGACATCAGGACTGTTATATCAAATACAGATCATTCATTTCCCACTACTGCAGAAATTGATGAAATTGAGAGCTTAGTCTCCACTGGACAAAGTGCTATGCTCAACTTTGCTGATCAACGTCCATCTGAAATCCATAACTCGACTTTTGGAGTCGGTAGGATTGAAGAAGTCTAACTAACTTGTGCAATATGTGCACCCAATATACATAAAGATCTTTTAACAGATCTATTCATTTTTTCATGTCTGATATCATTACCTACTACAATTGATTGAATTTCCTTTGAGTCAGTGACGCTCTAAAATTTGTTTGATAGTGTAACACTTCAGAGTTCAGACAGAATAATTGATAAGTTTCTATTGTGATATTTACGTTGGACTGTCCTATTGCATAGAAGTTTGTAGTTGTTGTAGATATGTGATCTGATCATAATTTGATTTGATATGGTAGATATTAGGAAAGATTAGATTTGATTCGCTTTGATTAT containing:
- the LOC113724575 gene encoding GATA transcription factor 26-like, coding for MSENAINDIETPLWRSGPPEKPVLCNACGSRWRTRGTLEDYIPKHAIKDPENDHSGKLPSKLNQISSSSCHSHEQPPILESNIAGQELLLPVLGDGTGNGESTPIGATFSDNFTRVQTIEEAVEFPLWDGNNVFKRKRSILDQHIMSPTEMLHQQLYYALQDSQAAAGDYCNGEEVLIFERINHYIPENEIGLGCILLQPPASPTKNFKPQS